GTTGTTTTTGAAAACGATTATCCCGAGCAGGAAGGCTACGCAGCTATATCTTGGAGAAAAACATGAAGACTAAACTAACAAAAGAAGAGAAGGAAATACTGGACAGCTTTGAGAAAGGTGAGGGGGTTCCCGTTACTGACCTTTCAAAAAGAAGAAAGGAATTGGCAGAATACGCTCGCAATACCCTGAAAAAGGACAAAAGACTGAATATACGTATTTCTGAACGAGACCTTATAGAGCTCCAAAGAAAGGCTATAAAAGAAGGCTTGCCGTATCAGACGTATGTGTCAAGCATTATTCATAAGTTCATTAATGGAACACTTGTTGAAGGAACAACAAAATAAGGGGCAACAAGCCGTTGAAGCCAATCGGTCATAAAGTCGGCCTCTGGCTGACCTCTTTGTTG
The Pseudomonadota bacterium genome window above contains:
- a CDS encoding antitoxin, which encodes MKTKLTKEEKEILDSFEKGEGVPVTDLSKRRKELAEYARNTLKKDKRLNIRISERDLIELQRKAIKEGLPYQTYVSSIIHKFINGTLVEGTTK